One window of Micropterus dolomieu isolate WLL.071019.BEF.003 ecotype Adirondacks linkage group LG13, ASM2129224v1, whole genome shotgun sequence genomic DNA carries:
- the pomk gene encoding protein O-mannose kinase: protein MPSTMGRNTSRTISHSVPVVVVCLAALLLSNVLIYLYLDSVNYTDEQLLFSHVGCVPRHFKMATMKNCTPWLQCLQIKTEVRKLKLIGQGVVKKVYLAEWRGQKVALSKLSSLDYQEDFLHGLSMLQALQGPQVVQLVGFCLEAHTLVTEHHPLGSLLNLDGILAQELHQQHNTWQIRLRLAMDYVSILYYLHNSPAGRRVMCDSNSLEKTLSQFLLTSDLHLVVNDLDALPEVDPSRGLWVKCGHRELTGDFVAPEQLWPFRNKGEPFLDDLMPAYDERTDIWKIPDVTWFLMGRVPGGDLVHFHLFQIHEDCKKEDPKLRPSALDVLKVYKSVYSSMVRDSAGLRDML, encoded by the exons aTGCCGAGTACCATGGGTCGGAACACCAGCAGAACTATCTCCCACAGTGTTCCCGTGGTGGTGGTGTGCCTTGCTGCTTTGCTTCTTAGCAATGTCTTGATCTACCTGTATCTGGACTCTGTGAATTACACAGATGAGCAGCTCCTGTTCTCTCATGTAGGCTGTGTGCCTCGACACTTCAAAATGGCAACCATGAAAAACTGCACCCCCTGGCTTCAGTGTttacagataaaaacagaagTGCGCAAGCTGAAGCTGATTGGCCAGGGAGTTGTTAAGAAG GTCTATCTGGCAGAGTGGAGGGGTCAGAAAGTGGCTCTGTCCAAACTATCATCTCTGGATTACCAGGAGGATTTTCTACATGGATTGTCCATGTTACAGGCCCTGCAGGGCCCCCAGGTGGTGCAGTTGGTGGGATTTTGCCTTGAAGCCCATACCCTGGTCACAGAGCACCACCCACTTGGCTCACTACTTAACTTGGATGGTATTCTAGCACAAGAGCTGCACCAGCAGCACAACACATGGCAGATCCGTCTGAGGCTGGCTATGGATTATGTCTCCATCCTCTATTACCTTCATAACAGCCCAGCTGGGCGACGGGTTATGTGTGATTCCAACAGCCTGGAGAAAACCCTCTCCCAGTTTCTGCTGACGAGTGACCTTCACCTGGTAGTGAATGATCTGGATGCGCTGCCTGAGGTGGACCCATCCCGAGGCTTGTGGGTGAAATGTGGCCACCGGGAGCTCACTGGAGACTTTGTAGCTCCAGAGCAGTTGTGGCCATTCAGAAACAAAGGGGAGCCATTTTTAGATGATCTCATGCCAGCGTATGATGAGAGGACAGACATCTGGAAGATCCCAGATGTGACATGGTTCCTGATGGGAAGGGTACCTGGAGGGGATTTAGTCCACTTTCATCTTTTTCAGATCCATGAGGATTGTAAGAAGGAAGACCCCAAGCTGCGCCCTTCGGCTCTGGATGTTTTAAAGGTGTACAAATCCGTCTACAGCAGCATGGTGCGGGACAGTGCTGGCCTTAGAGACATGCTGTAG